A genomic window from Populus alba chromosome 19, ASM523922v2, whole genome shotgun sequence includes:
- the LOC118044195 gene encoding uncharacterized protein, giving the protein MSTEDYHVGASVAVPFTWESQPGTPKIKFREHPLPPLTPPPSYSYNNPKRPTKKLSKYSLLDSILPKRSARKANLPVSPASSSSSSSQLSISSWSATCSVPSSPTKVWKSRGSCHGESPSPRQYFDSRKTMLDHLNDRDRGNECESPVSTLCFGLGRGSSAGSRGCYASMIKVLLRDA; this is encoded by the coding sequence ATGAGCACAGAAGATTACCATGTTGGCGCATCTGTTGCAGTTCCATTCACTTGGGAGTCTCAACCAGGCACTCCTAAGATCAAGTTCAGAGAACACCCTCTTCCTCCTCTAACCCCTCCGCCGTCCTACTCTTACAATAACCCTAAGAGACCAACAAAAAAGCTCTCTAAGTACAGTCTCTTGGACTCTATTTTACCTAAACGTTCTGCAAGAAAAGCAAACCTGCCTGTATCACcagcttcttcatcttcttcttcgtcgCAGTTATCAATATCTTCATGGTCAGCAACATGTTCTGTGCCTTCTTCGCCAACGAAGGTCTGGAAGTCTCGAGGAAGTTGTCATGGAGAATCACCAAGCCcaagacaatattttgattCAAGAAAAACAATGCTGGATCATCTTAACGATCGGGATCGTGGGAATGAATGTGAATCTCCTGTTTCTACTTTGTGCTTTGGTCTTGGTCGTGGATCAAGTGCCGGTTCTCGAGGTTGCTATGCATCCATGATCAAGGTATTGCTCAGGGATGCTTAA
- the LOC118044224 gene encoding uncharacterized protein isoform X1 has translation MTSLLHKPFSSFFLHLSVLLLMFYFSPFFAFADHTSSATPIFGTTAGAAKYKVAGGKNTEVEALLKWKASLDSQSQSLLSSWAGISPCIDWIGITCDNSGSVTNLKLQSFGLRGTLSDFNFSSFPNLLILGLRKNSLSGTIPSQIGNLSKIIELNLCDNELTGSIPSEIGFLKSLNLLSLCENGCSGSIPHEIANLTSMSGLFLNGNKLSGFIPQEICLLKSLNQLDLSANILTGRIPNSIGNLKNLSLLYLFRNQLSGPIPSSIGNMTMLIEVKLYQNNLAGLIPASIGNLRNLSKLFLWSNKLSGFIPQEIGLLESLNQLTLSSNVLTGGIPSTIGNLRNLSLLLFWGNKLSGSIPQEIMFLESLNELDLSYNSLTGEIPNSIGNLRNLSILFLGGNKLSGSIPQEIGLLESLNKLDLSKNVLTGGIPYSIGNLTSLSLLYLHRNHLSSSIPQEIGLLQSLNELHLSGNILTGEIPNSIGNLRNLSILNLLDNKLSGFISQEIGLLESLNELDLSGNIFTGEIPNSIGNLRNLYTLYLESNKLSGTIPLSIWNMTMLTTLGLGQNNLSGYVPSEIGQLKSLEKLSFLKNKLHGPLPLEMNNLTHLKSLSLSDNEFTGHLPQEVCHGGVLENLTVANNYFSGSIPKSLKNCTSLHRLRLDGNQLTGNISDDFGIYPHLDYIDLSYNNFYGELSLKWGDYRNITSFKISNNNVSGEIPAELGKVTQLQLIDLTSNHLEGTIPKELGGLKLLYSLTLSNNRLSGVIPSDIKMLSSLKILDLASNSLSGSIPKQLGECSKLLLLNLSDNKFTNSIPQEIGFLRSLQDLDLSCNLLAQEMPWQLGQLQMLETLNVSHNMLSGLIPRTFKDLLSLTVVDISSNKLQGPIPDIKAFHNASFEALRDNMGICGNASGLKPCNLPKGNRTVKRKSNKLVILIALPLLGSLLLVIVVIGALFILRQRARKRKAEPGNIEQDQNLFTILGHDGKLLYENIIAATEEFNSNYCIGEGGYGTVYKAVMPTEQVVAVKKLHQSQTEKLSDFKAFEKEVCVLANIRHRNIVKMYGFCSHAKHSFLVYEFIERGSLRKIITSEEQAIEFDWMKRLNVVKGMAGALSYLHHSCSPPIIHRDITSNNVLLDLEYEARVSDFGTARMLMPDSSNWTSFAGTFGYTAPELAYTMRVTEKCDVYSFGVVTMEVMMGRHPGDLVSTLSSQATSSSSSTPPISQQTLLKDVLDQRISLPKKGAAEGVVHTMKIALACLHPNPQARPTMGRISSELATNWPPLPKEFYTTSLEDIFSHTCS, from the exons ATGACGTCCTTACTGCACAAACCATTCTCCTCATTCTTTCTCCACCTCTCTGTTCTTCTTCTCATGTTCtacttttctcctttctttgctTTTGCTGATCATACTTCCTCTGCAACTCCAATATTTGGTACGACTGCTGGTGCTGCCAAATACAAAGTTGCTGGAGGTAAGAATACAGAAGTTGAGGCTCTTCTCAAGTGGAAAGCAAGTCTTGACAGTCAAAGCCAGTCCCTCTTGTCTTCTTGGGCCGGCATCAGCCCGTGCATTGATTGGATTGGAATCACTTGTGACAATTCTGGAAGTGTCACCAACTTGAAACTTCAGAGTTTTGGTTTGAGAGGTACCCTTTCTGATTTCAACTTCTCATCCTTCCCCAATCTTCTCATTCTTGGCCTTCGGAAGAATTCTCTTTCTGGAACTATTCCATCACAAATTGGTAATCTATCCAAAATTATTGAGTTGAACTTATGTGATAATGAACTCACGGGAAGTATCCCATCTGAGATAGGCTTCTTGAAAAGTCTCAATTTGTTAAGTTTATGTGAAAATGGCTGTAGTGGCTCCATCCCACATGAAATTGCAAATTTGACAAGCATGTCTGGCCTCTTTCTTAATggtaacaaactctctggtttTATTCCTCAAGAAATTTGTTTGCTAAAATCTCTCAATCAACTTGATTTGTCAGCTAATATTTTAACCGGTAGAATCCCGAATTCAATTGGAAACTTGAAAAACTTATCTTTGCTCTACCTTTTTCGGAACCAACTCTCCGGTcccatcccttcttctattgggaACATGACCATGCTTATTGAGGTAaaactatatcaaaataatcttgcTGGTTTGATCCCTGCCTCTATTGGAAATTTGAGAAATCTATCCAAACTCTTTCTTTGGAGCAACAAACTCTCTGGTTTCATTCCACAAGAAATTGGGTTGCTAGAATCTCTTAATCAACTTACCTTGTCAAGTAACGTTTTAACTGGTGGAATCCCCTCAACTATTGGAAATTTGAGAAACCTGTCTCTACTCCTTTTTTGGGGTAACAAGCTTTCTGGTTCTATTCCTcaagaaataatgtttttagagTCTCTCAATGAACTTGACCTGTCATATAATAGTTTAACCGGTGAAATCCCTAATTCCATTGGAAATTTAAGAAACCTATCCATACTCTTTCTTGGAggtaacaaactctctggttccATTCCTCAAGAAATTGGATTGTTAGAGTCTCTCAATAAACTTGACTTGTCAAAAAATGTTTTAACCGGTGGAATTCCTTATTCCATTGGAAACTTGACCAGCTTGTCTTTGCTTTACCTTCATCGAAACCACCTCTCTAGTTCCATTCCTCAGGAAATTGGGTTGCTACAGTCTCTCAATGAACTTCACTTGTCAGGTAATATTTTAACCGGTGAAATCCCTAATTCCATTGGAAATTTAAGAAACCTATCCATTCTCAATCTTTTGGATAACAAGCTCTCTGGTTTCATTTCTCAAGAAATCGGGTTGCTAGAGTCTCTCAATGAACTTGACTTGTCAGGTAATATTTTCACCGGTGAAATCCCTAATTCCATTGGGAATTTGAGAAACTTGTACACTCTCTATTTGGAGAGTAACAAACTTTCTGGTACTATTCCTCTTTCTATCTGGAACATGACCATGCTCACTACACTTGGTCTGggtcaaaataatttatctggATATGTTCCTTCAGAAATAGGACAGCTTAAATCTCTAGAGAAGTTAAGCTTCCTTAAGAACAAACTTCACGGCCCATTGCCCCTAGAGATGAACAATCTCACCCATTTAAAGTCTTTGAGTTTGTCTGACAACGAATTCACGGGTCATTTGCCACAAGAGGTATGCCATGGAGGAGTATTGGAAAATCTTACCGTTGCCAACAACTATTTCTCTGGTTCCATCCCGAAAAGCTTGAAAAACTGTACCAGTTTACACCGACTAAGACTTGATGGGAATCAATTGACAGGAAATATTTCTGACGATTTTGGCATCTATCCACATTTGGATTATATTGATTTGagttacaataatttttatggcGAGCTTTCTTTGAAATGGGGAGATTATCGTAACATAACGAgctttaaaatctcaaacaataaTGTTTCTGGGGAGATACCAGCAGAGCTCGGGAAGGTTACTCAGTTACAATTGATTGATCTGACATCAAATCACTTAGAAGGAACCATCCCAAAAGAATTAGGGGGGTTGAAGCTATTGTACAGCCTTACTCTTAGCAACAACCGTCTTTCAGGTGTCATTCCCTCAGACATCAAGATGCTTTCTTCTCTCAAAATCCTTGATTTAGCATCTAATAGTCTAAGTGGATCGATTCCAAAACAACTTGGGGAGTGCTCAAAATTATTATTGCTGAACCTCAGtgataataaatttacaaatagCATTCCACAGGAGATAGGCTTTTTGCGTTCTCTTcaagatcttgatcttagttGCAATCTCTTAGCTCAAGAGATGCCGTGGCAACTTGGGCAACTGCAAATGTTGGAAACTCTGAATGTCTCTCACAACATGCTTTCTGGATTGATTCCGCGCACTTTCAAAGATCTATTAAGCTTGACAGTTGTGGATATATCATCCAATAAGTTACAAGGCCCCATTCCCGATATCAAAGCCTTCCACAACGCTTCATTCGAGGCATTAAGGGATAATATGGGTATATGTGGCAACGCCAGTGGTCTAAAGCCATGTAATCTTCCAAAAGGCAACAGAACTGTTAAGAGAAAGAGCAACAAACTTGTTATTTTGATTGCACTCCCTCTTTTAGGAAGCTTACTCTTAGTGATTGTTGTGATTGGAGCTTTATTCATTCTCCGCCAAAGAGCTAGGAAGAGAAAAGCTGAGCCGGGGAATATTGAACAAGATCAAAACTTATTCACGATATTGGGCCATGATGGGAAGTTGTTGTATGAGAATATCATTGCAGCTACAGAGGAATTCAATTCCAACTACTGCATTGGCGAAGGAGGATATGGAACTGTTTATAAAGCCGTGATGCCAACAGAACAGGTGGTTGCTGTGAAGAAACTTCACCAGTCACAAACAGAAAAGTTGTCCGATTTTAAAGCTTTTGAAAAGGAAGTTTGTGTGTTGGCAAATATTCGACATCGAAATATTGTGAAAATGTATGGATTTTGCTCACATGCAAAGCAttcttttttggtgtatgaGTTCATTGAAAGAGGAAGCTTGAGAAAGATTATAACCAGTGAGGAACAAGCAATTGAGTTCGATTGGATGAAAAGGCTAAATGTTGTGAAAGGGATGGCTGGGGCTTTATCCTATCTACACCATTCTTGCTCTCCTCCGATCATTCATCGAGACATTACCAGCAATAATGTCCTTCTGGATTTGGAATATGAGGCACGTGTCTCTGACTTTGGCACAGCTAGAATGTTGATGCCTGACTCATCCAATTGGACCTCATTTGCAGGTACTTTTGGATATACTGCTCCAG AGTTAGCTTACACGATGAGAGTGACTGAAAAATGTGATGTCTATAGCTTCGGAGTGGTAACAATGGAAGTGATGATGGGAAGGCACCCAGGCGATCTCGTCTCCACACTCTCATCACAAGCTACTTCCTCATCATCTTCGACGCCACCGATTTCTCAACAGACATTGTTGAAGGACGTGCTTGACCAACGCATCTCGCTTCCTAAGAAAGGAGCAGCAGAGGGTGTTGTCCATACCATGAAGATAGCACTCGCATGCTTGCATCCCAATCCGCAAGCCCGGCCTACAATGGGAAGAATTTCTTCGGAGCTTGCAACTAATTGGCCTCCTTTGCCAAAGGAATTTTACACAACAAGTTTGGAAGATATATTCTCACATACATGCAGTTAA
- the LOC118044224 gene encoding uncharacterized protein isoform X2, translated as MTSLLHKPFSSFFLHLSVLLLMFYFSPFFAFADHTSSATPIFGTTAGAAKYKVAGGKNTEVEALLKWKASLDSQSQSLLSSWAGISPCIDWIGITCDNSGSVTNLKLQSFGLRGTLSDFNFSSFPNLLILGLRKNSLSGTIPSQIGNLSKIIELNLCDNELTGSIPSEIGFLKSLNLLSLCENGCSGSIPHEIANLTSMSGLFLNGNKLSGFIPQEICLLKSLNQLDLSANILTGRIPNSIGNLKNLSLLYLFRNQLSGPIPSSIGNMTMLIEVKLYQNNLAGLIPASIGNLRNLSKLFLWSNKLSGFIPQEIGLLESLNQLTLSSNVLTGGIPSTIGNLRNLSLLLFWGNKLSGSIPQEIMFLESLNELDLSYNSLTGEIPNSIGNLRNLSILFLGGNKLSGSIPQEIGLLESLNKLDLSKNVLTGGIPYSIGNLTSLSLLYLHRNHLSSSIPQEIGLLQSLNELHLSGNILTGEIPNSIGNLRNLSILNLLDNKLSGFISQEIGLLESLNELDLSGNIFTGEIPNSIGNLRNLYTLYLESNKLSGTIPLSIWNMTMLTTLGLGQNNLSGYVPSEIGQLKSLEKLSFLKNKLHGPLPLEMNNLTHLKSLSLSDNEFTGHLPQEVCHGGVLENLTVANNYFSGSIPKSLKNCTSLHRLRLDGNQLTGNISDDFGIYPHLDYIDLSYNNFYGELSLKWGDYRNITSFKISNNNVSGEIPAELGKVTQLQLIDLTSNHLEGTIPKELGGLKLLYSLTLSNNRLSGVIPSDIKMLSSLKILDLASNSLSGSIPKQLGECSKLLLLNLSDNKFTNSIPQEIGFLRSLQDLDLSCNLLAQEMPWQLGQLQMLETLNVSHNMLSGLIPRTFKDLLSLTVVDISSNKLQGPIPDIKAFHNASFEALRDNMGICGNASGLKPCNLPKGNRTVKRKSNKLVILIALPLLGSLLLVIVVIGALFILRQRARKRKAEPGNIEQDQNLFTILGHDGKLLYENIIAATEEFNSNYCIGEGGYGTVYKAVMPTEQVVAVKKLHQSQTEKLSDFKAFEKEVCVLANIRHRNIVKMYGFCSHAKHSFLVYEFIERGSLRKIITSEEQAIEFDWMKRLNVVKGMAGALSYLHHSCSPPIIHRDITSNNVLLDLEYEARVSDFGTARMLMPDSSNWTSFAGTFGYTAPAYTMRVTEKCDVYSFGVVTMEVMMGRHPGDLVSTLSSQATSSSSSTPPISQQTLLKDVLDQRISLPKKGAAEGVVHTMKIALACLHPNPQARPTMGRISSELATNWPPLPKEFYTTSLEDIFSHTCS; from the exons ATGACGTCCTTACTGCACAAACCATTCTCCTCATTCTTTCTCCACCTCTCTGTTCTTCTTCTCATGTTCtacttttctcctttctttgctTTTGCTGATCATACTTCCTCTGCAACTCCAATATTTGGTACGACTGCTGGTGCTGCCAAATACAAAGTTGCTGGAGGTAAGAATACAGAAGTTGAGGCTCTTCTCAAGTGGAAAGCAAGTCTTGACAGTCAAAGCCAGTCCCTCTTGTCTTCTTGGGCCGGCATCAGCCCGTGCATTGATTGGATTGGAATCACTTGTGACAATTCTGGAAGTGTCACCAACTTGAAACTTCAGAGTTTTGGTTTGAGAGGTACCCTTTCTGATTTCAACTTCTCATCCTTCCCCAATCTTCTCATTCTTGGCCTTCGGAAGAATTCTCTTTCTGGAACTATTCCATCACAAATTGGTAATCTATCCAAAATTATTGAGTTGAACTTATGTGATAATGAACTCACGGGAAGTATCCCATCTGAGATAGGCTTCTTGAAAAGTCTCAATTTGTTAAGTTTATGTGAAAATGGCTGTAGTGGCTCCATCCCACATGAAATTGCAAATTTGACAAGCATGTCTGGCCTCTTTCTTAATggtaacaaactctctggtttTATTCCTCAAGAAATTTGTTTGCTAAAATCTCTCAATCAACTTGATTTGTCAGCTAATATTTTAACCGGTAGAATCCCGAATTCAATTGGAAACTTGAAAAACTTATCTTTGCTCTACCTTTTTCGGAACCAACTCTCCGGTcccatcccttcttctattgggaACATGACCATGCTTATTGAGGTAaaactatatcaaaataatcttgcTGGTTTGATCCCTGCCTCTATTGGAAATTTGAGAAATCTATCCAAACTCTTTCTTTGGAGCAACAAACTCTCTGGTTTCATTCCACAAGAAATTGGGTTGCTAGAATCTCTTAATCAACTTACCTTGTCAAGTAACGTTTTAACTGGTGGAATCCCCTCAACTATTGGAAATTTGAGAAACCTGTCTCTACTCCTTTTTTGGGGTAACAAGCTTTCTGGTTCTATTCCTcaagaaataatgtttttagagTCTCTCAATGAACTTGACCTGTCATATAATAGTTTAACCGGTGAAATCCCTAATTCCATTGGAAATTTAAGAAACCTATCCATACTCTTTCTTGGAggtaacaaactctctggttccATTCCTCAAGAAATTGGATTGTTAGAGTCTCTCAATAAACTTGACTTGTCAAAAAATGTTTTAACCGGTGGAATTCCTTATTCCATTGGAAACTTGACCAGCTTGTCTTTGCTTTACCTTCATCGAAACCACCTCTCTAGTTCCATTCCTCAGGAAATTGGGTTGCTACAGTCTCTCAATGAACTTCACTTGTCAGGTAATATTTTAACCGGTGAAATCCCTAATTCCATTGGAAATTTAAGAAACCTATCCATTCTCAATCTTTTGGATAACAAGCTCTCTGGTTTCATTTCTCAAGAAATCGGGTTGCTAGAGTCTCTCAATGAACTTGACTTGTCAGGTAATATTTTCACCGGTGAAATCCCTAATTCCATTGGGAATTTGAGAAACTTGTACACTCTCTATTTGGAGAGTAACAAACTTTCTGGTACTATTCCTCTTTCTATCTGGAACATGACCATGCTCACTACACTTGGTCTGggtcaaaataatttatctggATATGTTCCTTCAGAAATAGGACAGCTTAAATCTCTAGAGAAGTTAAGCTTCCTTAAGAACAAACTTCACGGCCCATTGCCCCTAGAGATGAACAATCTCACCCATTTAAAGTCTTTGAGTTTGTCTGACAACGAATTCACGGGTCATTTGCCACAAGAGGTATGCCATGGAGGAGTATTGGAAAATCTTACCGTTGCCAACAACTATTTCTCTGGTTCCATCCCGAAAAGCTTGAAAAACTGTACCAGTTTACACCGACTAAGACTTGATGGGAATCAATTGACAGGAAATATTTCTGACGATTTTGGCATCTATCCACATTTGGATTATATTGATTTGagttacaataatttttatggcGAGCTTTCTTTGAAATGGGGAGATTATCGTAACATAACGAgctttaaaatctcaaacaataaTGTTTCTGGGGAGATACCAGCAGAGCTCGGGAAGGTTACTCAGTTACAATTGATTGATCTGACATCAAATCACTTAGAAGGAACCATCCCAAAAGAATTAGGGGGGTTGAAGCTATTGTACAGCCTTACTCTTAGCAACAACCGTCTTTCAGGTGTCATTCCCTCAGACATCAAGATGCTTTCTTCTCTCAAAATCCTTGATTTAGCATCTAATAGTCTAAGTGGATCGATTCCAAAACAACTTGGGGAGTGCTCAAAATTATTATTGCTGAACCTCAGtgataataaatttacaaatagCATTCCACAGGAGATAGGCTTTTTGCGTTCTCTTcaagatcttgatcttagttGCAATCTCTTAGCTCAAGAGATGCCGTGGCAACTTGGGCAACTGCAAATGTTGGAAACTCTGAATGTCTCTCACAACATGCTTTCTGGATTGATTCCGCGCACTTTCAAAGATCTATTAAGCTTGACAGTTGTGGATATATCATCCAATAAGTTACAAGGCCCCATTCCCGATATCAAAGCCTTCCACAACGCTTCATTCGAGGCATTAAGGGATAATATGGGTATATGTGGCAACGCCAGTGGTCTAAAGCCATGTAATCTTCCAAAAGGCAACAGAACTGTTAAGAGAAAGAGCAACAAACTTGTTATTTTGATTGCACTCCCTCTTTTAGGAAGCTTACTCTTAGTGATTGTTGTGATTGGAGCTTTATTCATTCTCCGCCAAAGAGCTAGGAAGAGAAAAGCTGAGCCGGGGAATATTGAACAAGATCAAAACTTATTCACGATATTGGGCCATGATGGGAAGTTGTTGTATGAGAATATCATTGCAGCTACAGAGGAATTCAATTCCAACTACTGCATTGGCGAAGGAGGATATGGAACTGTTTATAAAGCCGTGATGCCAACAGAACAGGTGGTTGCTGTGAAGAAACTTCACCAGTCACAAACAGAAAAGTTGTCCGATTTTAAAGCTTTTGAAAAGGAAGTTTGTGTGTTGGCAAATATTCGACATCGAAATATTGTGAAAATGTATGGATTTTGCTCACATGCAAAGCAttcttttttggtgtatgaGTTCATTGAAAGAGGAAGCTTGAGAAAGATTATAACCAGTGAGGAACAAGCAATTGAGTTCGATTGGATGAAAAGGCTAAATGTTGTGAAAGGGATGGCTGGGGCTTTATCCTATCTACACCATTCTTGCTCTCCTCCGATCATTCATCGAGACATTACCAGCAATAATGTCCTTCTGGATTTGGAATATGAGGCACGTGTCTCTGACTTTGGCACAGCTAGAATGTTGATGCCTGACTCATCCAATTGGACCTCATTTGCAGGTACTTTTGGATATACTGCTCCAG CTTACACGATGAGAGTGACTGAAAAATGTGATGTCTATAGCTTCGGAGTGGTAACAATGGAAGTGATGATGGGAAGGCACCCAGGCGATCTCGTCTCCACACTCTCATCACAAGCTACTTCCTCATCATCTTCGACGCCACCGATTTCTCAACAGACATTGTTGAAGGACGTGCTTGACCAACGCATCTCGCTTCCTAAGAAAGGAGCAGCAGAGGGTGTTGTCCATACCATGAAGATAGCACTCGCATGCTTGCATCCCAATCCGCAAGCCCGGCCTACAATGGGAAGAATTTCTTCGGAGCTTGCAACTAATTGGCCTCCTTTGCCAAAGGAATTTTACACAACAAGTTTGGAAGATATATTCTCACATACATGCAGTTAA
- the LOC118044197 gene encoding LOB domain-containing protein 15 has translation MSRDRDRFEEIGKRIKRESDESSLMGRRQMLGPPGILNTVTPCAACKLLRRRCAEECPFSPYFSPLEPQKFAAVHKVFGASNVSKLLMEVPESQRADAANSLVYEANLRLRDPVYGSMGAISALQQQIQLLQAELRATRADILNYKYREAAASNIISSTHAALVSSAIASISAPSQTLAPPPPPPPTPPPLSVVVSLSTSSPSLYTPPTSTSGYSTISSDNNVPYFD, from the exons ATGTCCAGAGACAG GGATAGATTTGAAGAGATAGGAAAGAGGATCAAGAGGGAAAGCGATGAATCTTCTCTAATGGGAAGGAGACAAATGTTAGGTCCTCCTGGAATCTTGAATACTGTTACACCTTGTGCTGCATGTAAGCTTTTAAGGAGAAGATGTGCTGAAGAGTGCCCCTTTTCTCCATATTTTTCTCCACTTGAACCCCAAAAATTTGCAGCTGTTCACAAAGTCTTTGGTGCAAGCAATGTCTCCAAGCTTCTCATG GAGGTGCCTGAAAGTCAAAGAGCTGATGCAGCGAATAGTCTAGTCTATGAAGCAAACCTGAGGCTAAGAGATCCTGTCTATGGCTCCATGGGTGCAATTTCAGCCTTACAACAACAAATTCAATTATTACAAGCTGAACTTCGTGCAACAAGGGCTGATATACTCAACTACAAATACAGAGAAGCTGCTGCTAGTAACATCATTTCTTCTACTCACGCTGCTTTAGTTTCTTCTGCAATCGCGTCCATTTCAGCACCGTCACAAACTCTTGCTCCGCCACCTCCCCCTCCTCCCACCCCACCACCTCTTTCTGTTGTTGTTTCTTTATCTACATCTTCTCCTTCTCTATACACACCACCAACTAGCACATCAGGTTATAGCACTATTTCAAGTGATAATAATGTCccatattttgattaa
- the LOC118044199 gene encoding CBL-interacting serine/threonine-protein kinase 10, protein MENKPSVLTQKYEVGRLLGQGTFAKVYFARNIKTNQSVAIKLIEKEKVLRVGLVDQIKREISVMRLVRHPNIIQLYEVLATKSKIFFVLEYAKGGELFNKVAKGRLKEDAARKYFQQLINAVDFCHSRDVYHRDIKPENLLLHDNENLKISDFGLSALAESKRQDGLLHTTCGTPAYVAPEVIKRKGYDGAKADIWSCGVVLFVLLAGYLPFHDTNLMEMYKKIDKAEFKCPSWFPTDARKLLRKILDPNPNTRISIAEIKESSWYRKGLPRQSKTETEGREAASLGRNGSGPSENSNVACEAKQESAKPPYLNAFDIISLSAGFDLSGLFDDKYPNREARFTSAQPASVVISKLVDISKCLKLKVMKKDAGLLKMEGMKEGRKGLLAIDAEIFELTPNFHLVELKKANGDTLEYQKILNEDIRPALKDIVWLWQGEQEPQQQQQQEPQQQQLQQ, encoded by the coding sequence ATGGAAAATAAACCTAGTGTGTTGACACAGAAGTATGAAGTGGGGAGATTGCTTGGCCAAGGCACCTTTGCCAAGGTGTATTTTGCAAGGAACATCAAAACCAACCAGAGTGTAgccattaaattaattgagaaagaGAAGGTCTTGAGGGTTGGGCTTGTTGATCAGATCAAGAGAGAAATATCTGTAATGAGACTTGTTAGACACCCTAATATCATTCAACTTTACGAGGTGCTGGCCACCAAAAGTAAGATTTTCTTTGTATTGGAATATGCTAAAGGTGGTGAACTCTTTAACAAGGTCGCAAAAGGAAGGTTAAAGGAGGATGCTGCCAGGAAATATTTTCAACAGCTGATCAATGCAGTTGATTTCTGCCACAGCAGGGATGTTTATCATCGTGATATAAAGCCAGAGAACCTGTTGTTGCATGATAATGAGAATCTAAAGATTAGTGATTTTGGGTTGAGTGCCCTCGCCGAATCCAAGCGACAAGATGGATTACTCCACACAACTTGTGGGACACCTGCATATGTTGCTCCTGAAGTGATCAAAAGGAAAGGTTATGATGGTGCTAAGGCTGATATTTGGTCCTGTGGCGTGGTTTTGTTCGTGTTATTGGCTGGTTATCTCCCATTTCATGATACAAATTTGATGGAGATgtacaaaaaaattgacaaagcaGAGTTCAAATGCCCTAGTTGGTTTCCAACAGATGCTCGTAAGTTGCTGCGTAAGATCCTGGATCCAAACCCCAATACAAGGATCTCCATTGCTGAGATTAAGGAAAGTTCTTGGTATAGAAAAGGGTTGCCTAGACAAAGTAAAACTGAAACAGAAGGCAGGGAGGCAGCTTCTCTGGGTAGGAATGGTTCTGGTCCTTCTGAGAATAGCAATGTGGCCTGTGAGGCAAAGCAAGAATCAGCCAAACCTCCGTACTTAAATGCTTTTGATATCATTTCCCTTTCTGCTGGATTTGATCTATCAGGATTATTTGACGATAAGTATCCGAACAGAGAAGCAAGATTTACATCTGCACAACCAGCCTCAGTCGTCATCTCCAAACTGGTAGATATTTCTAAGTGTCTAAAGCTGAAGGTTATGAAGAAAGATGCAGGTTTGTTGAAAATGGAAGGAATGAAAGAAGGTAGAAAGGGGCTGTTGGCCATTGATGCTGAGATCTTTGAACTGACTCCAAATTTCCATTTGGTGGAGCTGAAGAAGGCTAATGGAGATACACTGGAATATCAGAAGATATTGAACGAAGATATAAGGCCTGCTCTCAAAGATATTGTTTGGTTGTGGCAGGGTGAGCAAGAAccacaacagcagcagcagcaagaaccgcagcagcagcagctgcagcAATGA